One part of the Lycium ferocissimum isolate CSIRO_LF1 chromosome 8, AGI_CSIRO_Lferr_CH_V1, whole genome shotgun sequence genome encodes these proteins:
- the LOC132067567 gene encoding nuclear pore complex protein NUP155 has product MSGGENEIVMRDVTNAGLVVSDRIGRDVSSHIDLEDSLEASRYATHPYTAQPREWPPLVEVVDSWELPSVLIERYNASSGEGTALCGIFPQIRRAWASVDNTLFLWRFDKWDGHCPEYSGDEQAICAVGLAKVKPGIFVEAIQYLLILATPVELILVGVCCSASSDGTDPYAEVSLQPLPDYTIPSDGVTMTCISSTDRGHIFLAGRDGHIYELQYSTGSGWQKRCRKLCLTAGLGSVISRWVVPNVFKFGAVDPIVEMVIDNERYILYARTEEMKIQMFSLGENGDGPLKKVAEERNLINQRDSSGGRQPAGSRAPRSAKTTIVSISPLSLLESKWLHLVAVLSDGRRMYLSTSSSGGNTSTAGSFGGLNHQKPNCLKVVTTRPAPPLGAGSGLPFGAVSLASRSQSEDLSLKIESAYYSAGTLVLSDSSPSTVSSLLIVNRDSSSQSSSSSLGAGARSSRPLRELVSSLPIEGRMLFVADALPLPDTAAAVQSLYLQLEFCGYDNSGESCERTSGKLWARGDLSTQHILPRRRIVIFSTMGMMEVVFNRPVDVLRRLLESNSPRSLLEDFFSRFGSGESASMCLMLAARIIYTETLVSNVAAERAAEAYEDPRLVGVPQLEGSGAFSNTRAPAGGFSMGQVVQEAEPVFSGAHEGLCLCSSRLLLPLWELPVFITKGSIASSDAFDNVVIVCRLPGESMQILEDKIRSLEKFLRSRRNQRRGLYGCVAGLGDLTGSILIGTSSDMGAGDRSMVRNLFGSYARNVESNEGGPSNKRQRLPYSSAELAAMEVRAMECIRQLLLRCGEALFLLQLLAQHHVTRLIQNFDANIKQALVQLTFHQLVCSEEGDRLATRLVSALMEHYTGPDGRGTVDDISGRLREGCPSYYKESDYKFYLAVESLERAAATLDAEERENLAREAFNYLSKVPESADLRTVCKRFEDLRFYEAVVLLPLQKAQALDPAGDAFNEQIDAGIRDLALAQREQCYEIIASALHSLKGEASKRKFGSPIRPIAQSTLDQTSRKKFIRQIVQLGVQSPDRVFHQNLYRTLIDLGLEDELLEYGGPDLVPFLQNSGREPTNEVRAASAVVSPTSPLAHARVAAPSNQTKYSELLARYYVSKRQHVLAAHVLVRLAERRSSDAGDTPTLEQRRQYLSNAVLQAKSAHDTDGMSGSARGALDNGLLDLLEGKLAVLQFQIKIKDELEAMASRLEASTSTSESGSGETSPNMSNILREKAQELSMELKSITQLYNDYAVPFEIWEICLEMLYFASYSGDADSSIVRETWARLIDQALMRGGIAEACAVLKRVGSHVYPGDGAVLPFDTLCLHLEKAALERVVSGAESVGDEDIPRALLAACKGAVEPVLNTYDQLLSSGAVLPTPNLRLRLLRSVLALLREWALSVFAQGMGTSVTGASLILGGTLSLGQTAVVNQGVRDKITSAANRYMTEVRRLPLPQNETEAVYRGFRELEESLLSPFPFERF; this is encoded by the exons ATGTCTGGTGGGGAGAATGAGATAGTGATGCGTGATGTTACTAATGCTGGACTTGTTGTAAGTGACCGCATTGGGCGTGATGTTTCTTCTCATATCGATCTTGAAGACTCCTTAGAAGCTTCTAGATATGCCACTCATCCCTATACTGCTCAACCCCGTGAG TGGCCTCCTTTAGTGGAAGTAGTGGATTCTTGGGAGTTGCCTTCTGTATTGATTGAGAGATATAATGCATCCAGTGGAGAAGGAACTGCATTATGTGGAATATTTCCTCAAATACGCAGAGCTTGGGCATCAGTGGACAACACATTGTTTCTTTGGCGGTTCGATAAGTG GGATGGCCACTGTCCTGAATATAGTGGAGATGAACAAGCTATATGTGCTGTTGGCCTAGCCAAAGTCAAACCTGGAATTTTCGTGGAGGCCATCCAGTATCTTCTGATCTTGGCAACTCCTGTTGAG TTGATCCTTGTAGGTGTATGTTGTTCTGCAAGCAGTGATGGAACTGATCCGTATGCTGAGGTGTCACTTCAGCCATTACCAGATTATACAATTCCATCTGATGGAGTGACCATGACATGTATCAGTTCCACAGACAGAGGTCACATTTTCCTTGCGGGCCGTGATGGCCACATTTATGAATTGCAGTACTCAACTGGTTCGGGGTGGCAGAAGCGGTGCCGCAAGCTCTGTCTAACTGCAGGTCTTGGAAGTGTCATATCAAG GTGGGTGGTGCCAAATGTTTTCAAGTTTGGAGCTGTAGACCCCATTGTTGAAATGGTCATTGATAATGAGAGATACATCTTATATGCGCGCACTGAAGAGATGAAAATTCAAATGTTTTCTCTTGGAGAAAATGGGGATGGACCCCTTAAAAAGGTAGCAGAAGAGAGAAATTTGATAAATCAGAGGGATTCTTCTGGTGGTAGGCAACCAGCTGGTTCAAGGGCTCCTAGATCAGCCAAAACAACCATTGTTTCCATCTCACCGTTATCTCTCTTAGAATCGAAGTGGCTACACCTTGTTGCTGTTCTATCAGATGGCAGAAGGATGTATCTTTCCACCTCTTCTTCTGGCGGAAACACTAGTACTGCTGGAAGTTTCGGTGGTCTTAACCATCAGAAGCCAAACTGCTTAAAAGTTGTAACGACTAGGCCAGCTCCTCCTCTAGGAGCAGGTAGTGGTCTTCCATTTGGAGCTGTATCTCTTGCTAGTAGATCACAGAGTGAAGATCTGTCACTGAAGATAGAATCAGCCTATTATTCTGCTGGGACTCTTGTCCTTTCCGATTCATCTCCATCAACAGTTTCTTCTCTTCTTATTGTAAATCGGGATTCAAGTTCTCAATCTTCTTCAAGTAGCTTGGGAGCAGGTGCTAGGAGTTCCCGCCCACTCCGTGAATTGGTGTCATCCCTGCCCATTGAAGGAAGGATGCTTTTCGTGGCAGATGCTCTACCCCTACCAGATACAGCAGCTGCGGTGCAGTCACTTTATTTACAGCTGGAGTTCTGTGGCTATGATAACTCGGGGGAATCCTGTGAAAGAACTTCAGGTAAACTTTGGGCTAGAGGTGATCTTTCAACCCAACATATATTACCAAGAAGGAGAATTGTCATATTCAGCACAATGGGTATGATGGAAGTAGTTTTTAACAGACCGGTCGATGTACTCAGGAGACTATTGGAATCCAATTCGCCTAGGTCATTATTAGAGGATTTCTTCAGTCGTTTTGGATCTGGAGAGTCCGCTTCCATGTGTTTAATGCTTGCTGCGAGGATAATCTATACTGAGACCTTAGTAAGTAATGTTGCTGCTGAAAGGGCGGCTGAAGCATATGAGGATCCAAGACTTGTTGGAGTACCACAGCTAGAAGGTAGTGGTGCATTTTCAAATACTAGAGCTCCAGCTGGAGGATTTAGCATGGGGCAGGTTGTGCAGGAAGCTGAGCCTGTTTTCTCCGGTGCTCATGAAGGTCTTTGCTTATGCTCATCAAGGTTACTTCTACCTTTGTGGGAGCTTCCTGTTTTCATCACGAAAGGAAGCATAGCTTCTTCAGATGCATTTGACAATGTAGTAATTGTTTGCCGACTTCCTGGTGAGTCAATGCAAATCCTGGAAGACAAGATACGTTCTTTGGAGAAGTTCCTGAGATCGAGGAGGAATCAGAGAAGGGGACTTTATGGTTGTGTTGCTGGGCTAGGTGACTTGACAGGCTCAATTTTGATTGGAACTAGCTCGGATATGGGGGCTGGTGACAGAAGTATGGTAAGAAATCTATTTGGATCTTATGCTCGCAATGTTGAGTCCAATGAAGGTGGACCATCAAACAAAAGACAACGACTTCCTTATAGTTCTGCAGAACTTGCTGCCATGGAG GTTAGAGCAATGGAGTGTATCAGGCAATTGCTCCTTAGATGTGGTGAAGCCTTATTTTTGCTGCAACTTCTTGCACAACATCACGTGACACGCTTGATTCAGAATTTTGATGCTAATATCAAGCAGGCCCTAGTTCAGTTGACATTCCATCAACTAGTTTGTTCGGAAGAGGGAGATAGACTTGCTACGAGACTTGTGTCTGCCCTCATGGAG CATTACACTGGTCCAGATGGGAGGGGAACTGTTGACGACATAAGTGGTAGACTACGGGAGGGTTGTCCAAGTTATTACAAAGAATCTGATTACAAGTTCTACTTAGCAGTTGAATCTCTTGAAAGAGCTGCTGCTACATTAGATGCAGAGGAGAGAGAAAACCTTGCGAGAGAGGCATTCAATTACCTAAGCAAAGTTCCAGAGTCTGCAGATCTGCGGACTGTATGTAAACGTTTTGAAGATCTGAG ATTTTATGAAGCTGTGGTCCTGTTACCTCTGCAAAAGGCACAAGCTCTTGACCCTGCTGGTGACGCTTTTAATGAGCAAATAGATGCTGGAATTCGAGATCTTGCACTTGCTCAACGCGAGCAGTGCTATGAGATTATTGCCAGTGCTTTGCATTCTTTAAAAGGTGAAGCTTCAAAGAGGAAATTTGGATCTCCTATCAGACCTATTGCTCAATCTACTCTTGATCAAACTTCTCGGAAAAAGTTTATACGCCAGATTGTCCAACTTGGTGTGCAATCTCCAGACAGAGTTTTTCATCAGAATCTATATCGAACCTTAATTGATTTGGGCCTGGAAGATGAACTACTGGAATATGGTGGCCCCGATTTGGTACCTTTTCTGCAAAATTCTGGTCGTGAACCTACAAATGAG GTTCGTGCTGCTTCTGCAGTGGTGTCTCCAACTTCACCATTAGCTCATGCTAGAGTAGCTGCGCCATCTAACCAAACAAAATATAGTGAGCTTTTGGCTCGTTATTATGTTTCGAAGAGGCAGCATGTTCTTGCAGCCCATGTTTTGGTGAGGCTGGCAGAAAGGCGTTCCAGTGATGCAGGGGACACTCCTACTTTAGAGCAAAG GCGGCAATACTTGAGTAATGCTGTTTTGCAAGCAAAGAGTGCCCATGACACGGATGGTATGAGTGGTTCTGCCCGGGGTGCTCTTGACAATGGGCTGCTTGATTTGCTCGAAGGAAAGCTTGCTGTTCTTCAGtttcaaataaaaattaaagatgaaCTGGAGGCTATGGCTTCCAGGTTAGAGGCATCTACAAGCACATCTGAATCTGGTTCCGGTGAAACATCACCCAATATGAGTAACATTCTTCGAGAAAAAGCCCAGGAGTTATCGATGGAACTGAAGAGCATTACTCAGCTGTATAATGACTATGCTGTTCCTTTTGAGATATGGGAG ATATGTCTGGAGATGTTGTACTTTGCTAGCTACTCTGGTGATGCTGATAGCAGCATAGTGCGAGAGACTTGGGCTAGGCTCATTGATCAAGCTCTTATGAGGGGTGGAATTGCTGAAGCTTGTGCTGTACTGAAGAGGGTTGGTTCCCATGTGTATCCCGGAGATGGAGCTGTTTTACCATTTGATACTCTCTGTCTTCACCTTGAGAAGGCTGCACTG GAGCGAGTGGTTTCTGGTGCTGAATCTGTTGGAGATGAAGATATTCCTAGGGCTCTTTTAGCTGCTTGCAAGGGTGCAGTGGAGCCTGTATTAAATACTTATGACCAGCTGTTATCTAGTGGGGCAGTGTTGCCAACTCCAAATCTTAGATTGCGTCTCCTGCGTTCCGTGTTGGCTTTACTTCGTGAATGGGCACTTTCTGTCTTCGCACAGGGAATGGGTACAAGTGTTACTGGAGCCTCTCTGATTCTTGGTGGAACTTTGTCATTAGGACAGACTGCAGTTGTTAATCAAGGTGTTCGCGATAAAATAACAAGTGCAGCGAATCG ATATATGACAGAAGTGCGAAGATTACCTCTTCCACAAAATGAGACTGAAGCCGTCTATCGAGGTTTTCGTGAACTTGAAGAATCATTGTTAAGTCCGTTCCCTTTTGAACGGTTTTGA